The proteins below come from a single Gordonia pseudamarae genomic window:
- the istA gene encoding IS21 family transposase, which translates to MEDWALIRQLHRSEGLSQAAIARQLGLSRNTVAKAVRSDAPLRYERPRPRSSGWAQIEPAVRELLTRFPTMPATVIAERVGWSGGRSWFAENVARIRPEYAPADPCDRLVHRPGEQVQCDLWFPGQLVPDQAGVLRSFPVLVMVAAYSRFIVAVMLPSRITGDLLAGMWWALGEQIGAVPRTLLWDNESGIGQRRKLAAGVAGFCGTLGTRMIQARPYDPETKGVVERANGYLETSFLPGRSFASATDFNTQIHEWLAGANTRIHRTTKKKPVEELLIDRKSMAPLPPIAPGTGTSVTTRLGRDYYVAVAGSTYSVNPEVIGRMITVTADLDRVVAHCGQRKVAEHQRYWGPDGLTTDPDHVTVAKAQREHYNSRPPTSGDVQVQVADLSVYDRVFGTGEVA; encoded by the coding sequence GTGGAGGACTGGGCGTTGATTCGTCAGTTACACCGGTCGGAGGGGTTGTCTCAAGCCGCGATCGCCCGGCAGTTGGGGTTGTCCCGCAATACGGTGGCCAAGGCGGTGCGCTCTGATGCGCCGCTGCGCTACGAGCGTCCGCGTCCGCGGTCGTCGGGGTGGGCACAGATCGAGCCTGCTGTTCGCGAACTGTTGACTCGGTTTCCGACGATGCCGGCCACGGTGATCGCCGAACGGGTCGGCTGGTCCGGTGGCCGGTCGTGGTTCGCCGAGAATGTGGCACGTATCCGCCCCGAGTATGCGCCCGCGGATCCGTGTGACCGTCTGGTCCATCGTCCGGGTGAGCAGGTGCAATGCGATTTGTGGTTCCCGGGCCAGTTGGTGCCCGACCAGGCTGGAGTGTTGCGGTCATTTCCGGTGTTGGTGATGGTCGCCGCCTATTCACGGTTCATCGTCGCGGTGATGCTTCCGTCGCGGATCACTGGTGATCTGCTGGCCGGCATGTGGTGGGCACTCGGCGAACAGATCGGTGCTGTTCCTCGTACATTGTTGTGGGACAACGAATCAGGTATCGGCCAACGCCGCAAATTGGCAGCCGGTGTGGCCGGATTCTGTGGCACGCTAGGTACCAGGATGATCCAGGCCCGTCCGTATGATCCGGAAACCAAAGGGGTGGTCGAACGAGCGAACGGCTATCTCGAGACATCGTTCCTGCCGGGACGGTCCTTCGCCTCTGCCACGGATTTCAATACCCAGATCCATGAGTGGCTGGCCGGAGCGAACACCAGAATTCACCGCACGACGAAGAAGAAGCCGGTCGAGGAGTTGTTGATCGACCGCAAATCGATGGCGCCGCTGCCGCCTATTGCGCCGGGTACCGGAACATCGGTCACCACCCGGTTGGGTCGGGACTACTACGTGGCGGTCGCCGGGTCGACCTACTCAGTCAATCCAGAGGTGATCGGGCGGATGATCACTGTGACCGCTGACCTGGACCGGGTTGTGGCCCACTGCGGTCAGCGGAAGGTTGCCGAGCACCAAAGATATTGGGGACCAGACGGTTTGACCACCGATCCTGATCACGTGACAGTGGCCAAAGCTCAACGCGAGCACTACAACTCGCGGCCACCAACCTCTGGTGACGTGCAGGTTCAGGTCGCCGATCTCAGTGTCTACGATCGTGTTTTCGGGACTGGGGAGGTTGCCTGA
- a CDS encoding IS256 family transposase has translation MTAPHIVDPAGLLGQALAEASPDLMRELLQTMINALLSADADAVCGAEWGRRSEDRINHRNGYRHRPLDTRVGTIDVAVPKLRSGTYFPEWLLERRKRAESALITVVADCYLAGVSTRRMDKLVKTLGIDSLSKSQVSRMAEDLDEQVAAFRHRRLDEAGPFTFVTADALTIKVRENKQVVKAVVLLATGVNGDGHREVLGMQVATSETTASWNTFFADLVARGLGGVRLVTSDAHAGLIEAIAANLPGAAWQRCRTHYAANLMAVCPKSMWPAVKAMLHSVYDQPTAGAVNAQFDRLLEYTEDRLPDVAEHLGDAREDLLAFAAFPDDVWRQIWSNNPTERLNREIRRRTDVVGIFPNRDAIVRLIGAVLAEQTDEWAEGRRYLGLEVLSRCRLTVTDTDHTPEVNTDPLIQLPA, from the coding sequence ATGACCGCACCCCACATTGTCGACCCTGCTGGCTTGCTTGGCCAAGCCCTGGCTGAGGCCTCGCCCGATCTGATGCGTGAGCTGCTGCAGACGATGATCAACGCACTGCTCTCCGCCGATGCCGACGCTGTGTGCGGCGCCGAGTGGGGCCGCCGGTCCGAAGACCGCATCAATCACCGGAACGGATACCGGCACCGGCCTCTCGATACCCGTGTGGGCACGATCGACGTCGCCGTGCCGAAGCTGCGCTCTGGCACCTATTTTCCCGAGTGGTTGCTCGAACGCCGCAAGCGCGCCGAGTCGGCGCTGATCACCGTCGTGGCCGACTGCTACCTGGCCGGGGTCTCGACCCGCCGGATGGACAAGCTGGTCAAGACTTTGGGCATCGATTCGTTGTCGAAGTCGCAGGTCTCGCGCATGGCCGAAGACCTCGACGAACAAGTCGCAGCGTTCCGTCACCGCCGACTGGACGAGGCCGGCCCGTTCACGTTCGTCACCGCGGATGCGTTGACGATCAAGGTCCGCGAGAACAAGCAGGTCGTCAAAGCCGTCGTGCTGCTGGCTACCGGCGTCAACGGTGACGGGCACCGTGAGGTGCTTGGCATGCAGGTCGCCACCAGTGAGACCACAGCCTCGTGGAACACCTTCTTCGCCGACCTCGTGGCCCGCGGCCTGGGCGGAGTTCGCCTGGTGACTTCCGATGCCCATGCCGGGCTCATCGAGGCGATCGCAGCGAACCTGCCCGGAGCGGCCTGGCAACGCTGCCGCACCCATTACGCGGCGAATCTGATGGCGGTGTGTCCGAAGTCGATGTGGCCAGCAGTCAAGGCCATGCTGCACAGCGTCTATGACCAACCCACTGCTGGTGCGGTGAACGCCCAGTTCGACCGGCTGCTCGAATACACCGAAGACCGCCTACCCGACGTCGCCGAACACCTCGGCGACGCCCGTGAAGACCTGCTGGCATTCGCCGCGTTTCCTGATGACGTGTGGCGCCAGATCTGGTCCAACAACCCCACAGAACGACTCAACCGCGAGATCCGGCGCCGCACCGACGTCGTAGGCATCTTCCCGAACCGCGATGCCATCGTCCGGCTCATCGGAGCAGTGCTCGCCGAGCAGACCGACGAATGGGCCGAAGGCCGCCGCTACCTCGGCCTCGAAGTGCTCAGCCGTTGCCGACTGACCGTCACCGACACCGACCACACACCGGAGGTGAACACCGACCCACTGATCCAACTACCCGCCTGA
- a CDS encoding MmpS family transport accessory protein: MTTNEPPQNPQQPYPQDGYPQGGYPQQPYPGQPYGGQYPPQTPPAKKRKKWPWILGGIILLFVAMFGGCMALIGGAANEIDKEINREIAVTYRVTGTGSGSITWTDKDFNMAQETDASLPWEKQVTISGFGKTASLSVTNSSDDGATSTCEIIVDGQVKYTQTAKGAYASAHCSGSVD; this comes from the coding sequence ATGACCACCAACGAACCTCCCCAGAACCCCCAACAGCCGTACCCCCAGGACGGATACCCCCAGGGCGGATACCCCCAGCAGCCGTACCCCGGGCAGCCGTACGGGGGCCAGTACCCGCCGCAGACGCCACCCGCGAAGAAGCGCAAGAAGTGGCCGTGGATCCTCGGCGGCATCATCCTGCTGTTCGTCGCCATGTTCGGCGGCTGCATGGCCCTCATCGGCGGAGCCGCCAACGAGATCGACAAGGAGATCAACCGCGAGATCGCCGTCACCTACCGGGTCACCGGCACCGGAAGCGGCTCGATCACCTGGACCGACAAGGACTTCAACATGGCACAGGAAACCGACGCGTCCCTGCCGTGGGAAAAGCAGGTCACCATCTCCGGCTTCGGCAAAACCGCGTCACTGAGCGTCACCAACAGCAGCGACGACGGTGCCACATCGACCTGCGAGATCATCGTCGACGGCCAGGTCAAATACACCCAGACCGCCAAGGGCGCGTACGCGAGCGCGCACTGCTCGGGCAGCGTGGATTGA
- a CDS encoding PIN domain-containing protein, which produces MILLDTTVIIDRAKCLFDPGEDYAVSILTRAEFELGIQSARDATIRARRVRRLAFLDREFDWLEFDIESTRSYGVPAAGALPPGGSKVRSKDALIAAQAHRHGATLMPANIDDFVCFSHLVPITMPTLR; this is translated from the coding sequence GTGATTCTGCTCGACACCACTGTGATCATCGACCGCGCGAAGTGCCTCTTCGATCCAGGCGAGGACTACGCCGTCAGCATTCTGACGCGCGCTGAGTTCGAGTTGGGTATCCAGTCCGCTCGTGATGCCACGATCAGGGCGCGACGAGTCCGAAGATTGGCCTTTCTCGACAGGGAATTCGATTGGTTGGAGTTCGACATCGAGTCCACCCGCTCCTATGGTGTCCCGGCGGCGGGTGCGCTTCCGCCTGGCGGGTCGAAGGTCCGGAGTAAGGACGCGCTCATCGCGGCCCAAGCGCACCGTCACGGCGCCACACTCATGCCGGCGAATATCGATGATTTCGTATGCTTTTCCCACCTGGTGCCTATCACGATGCCAACCCTCCGGTAG
- a CDS encoding siderophore-interacting protein, producing the protein MKWDSFVGTFTGIRRVTPNMIRSTFVVDGDGESAYVPIEPGDESVALYFSDNGIALRTAASDAPDAFGGWEIADPERSEGNRNYTIRSYDSVTGELTIDVAEHGRGLAIDWFRRAEPGWQLLMAGPRSWYDPPADAEHHVLGADLAALPALARILENTPDHIAVTVIVEVLDAADLSYLPTHENTSVIELIGSGNGATPTMLASALADLATKPDAYVWYSSESADIRAAKKVLRAAGFPRDRYDIVGYWRQDSEAWLKRFNERADEFMKVYDEAVAAGSSADEALDTYEQALEQAGL; encoded by the coding sequence ATGAAATGGGACAGCTTCGTCGGCACATTCACCGGGATTCGGCGTGTCACGCCGAATATGATCCGTTCGACATTCGTCGTTGACGGTGATGGCGAGTCGGCGTATGTACCGATCGAGCCGGGCGACGAGTCGGTGGCGTTGTACTTTTCCGACAACGGCATCGCACTGCGGACGGCGGCCAGCGATGCGCCGGATGCCTTCGGCGGCTGGGAGATCGCCGACCCCGAACGTAGCGAGGGCAATCGCAACTACACGATTCGCAGCTACGACAGTGTGACCGGTGAGCTGACCATCGATGTCGCCGAACACGGCCGTGGGCTTGCCATCGACTGGTTCCGCAGGGCCGAGCCCGGCTGGCAGTTGCTGATGGCCGGGCCGCGATCGTGGTACGACCCGCCCGCCGACGCCGAGCATCACGTACTGGGCGCGGATCTGGCGGCGCTCCCGGCGCTGGCCCGGATACTGGAGAACACACCTGACCATATTGCGGTCACCGTAATCGTCGAAGTCCTTGACGCAGCGGACTTGTCGTACCTACCGACCCATGAGAACACCAGCGTCATCGAGCTGATCGGCTCCGGAAACGGTGCCACCCCAACGATGCTCGCCTCGGCACTGGCTGACCTGGCGACGAAACCCGATGCCTACGTGTGGTATTCGAGCGAATCAGCCGATATCAGGGCCGCGAAGAAGGTGCTGCGCGCGGCGGGATTTCCTCGGGACCGGTACGACATCGTCGGCTACTGGCGGCAGGATTCGGAAGCCTGGCTCAAGCGTTTCAACGAACGCGCCGACGAGTTCATGAAGGTGTACGACGAGGCGGTGGCCGCCGGTAGTTCCGCCGACGAAGCCCTCGACACCTACGAACAAGCCCTCGAGCAGGCCGGTCTGTAA